In Vibrio chagasii, the sequence TCTAGGCCCCATTTGTACAGCGCGTTCTTTTTCAGGTTGTAGATTTCTGCAGTCATTGCCGCCGCTTTTTTAAGAGGCAGTTCTTTGGTCAGAATACCTAGCGTGCGAGTCGCTTCATCTGGTAGTTCTGTGCTCGCTTCTTCGCGGTGACCATGAATCAAGAGAACCATTTCTCCGCGCTTACGGTTTGCGTCCTCCTCAATCCACTCAATCAGCTCACCAAGAGGCAGACCTTGAATGGTTTCGAAAGTCTTAGTTAACTCACGCGCCAACACAACTTCACGGTCAGGACCTAAGATCTCAAGCATGTCTTGTAGAGAGTCAGAAATGCGGTGCGGTGATTCGTAAAAGATGCACGTACGCTCTGCTTTCGCGATCTCTAGGAACTTATCTTTACGACCTTTACTCTTTGGTGGCAAAAAGCCTTCAAAGCTGAAACGATCCGATGGTAAACCTGACGCACTTAACGCGGTAATCACCGCACAAGCACCAGGAAGTGGCACAACTCTCACACCCGCTTGACGACATTGTGATACAAGATGGTAACCTGGGTCACT encodes:
- the rsmI gene encoding 16S rRNA (cytidine(1402)-2'-O)-methyltransferase, yielding MTDNKTLLTESPTLYIVPTPIGNLGDITQRAIEILSSVDVIAAEDTRHTGKLLAHFNISTRTFALHDHNEQTKAQVLVEKLLEGQSIALVSDAGTPLISDPGYHLVSQCRQAGVRVVPLPGACAVITALSASGLPSDRFSFEGFLPPKSKGRKDKFLEIAKAERTCIFYESPHRISDSLQDMLEILGPDREVVLARELTKTFETIQGLPLGELIEWIEEDANRKRGEMVLLIHGHREEASTELPDEATRTLGILTKELPLKKAAAMTAEIYNLKKNALYKWGLEHLDG